The following are encoded together in the Proteiniphilum saccharofermentans genome:
- a CDS encoding uroporphyrinogen decarboxylase family protein, which produces MKEWIDSVLNHKRRQAFPLITHPGIELMGATVKSAVSDGRVQYEAIRAASETFHLSTCSSMMDLTVEAEAFGAMVNMPEDETPRVVGRLLKEMSDVEQLQVPALDQGRLPAYLLANQLCVSNIKERTLFSGCIGPFSLAGRLYDMSEIMVSIYTEPETILLLLSKCSAFLVDYCKAMKSTGTAGVIMAEPAAGLLSDEDCRLYSSDFVKQIVQEVQDDNFTVILHNCGNSGQCTQAMIESGANALHFGNAIDITEALSECPPHLIVMGNLDPVSLFKQSNPDQVKQSTLELLNRTKNYPNFVISSGCDLPPQTPLENIRAFLEAVEEFNRSI; this is translated from the coding sequence ATGAAAGAGTGGATAGACAGCGTGTTAAACCATAAGAGGCGACAGGCCTTTCCATTGATCACCCATCCCGGAATTGAACTGATGGGTGCCACGGTAAAAAGTGCGGTCTCTGATGGAAGGGTGCAGTATGAAGCTATCAGAGCGGCGTCTGAAACATTCCATCTGTCGACCTGTAGCTCCATGATGGATCTGACAGTGGAGGCCGAAGCATTTGGTGCAATGGTGAATATGCCTGAGGATGAAACACCGCGCGTGGTGGGAAGATTATTGAAGGAGATGTCCGACGTGGAGCAACTGCAAGTGCCGGCTTTGGATCAGGGGCGTCTGCCTGCTTATCTGCTGGCAAATCAATTGTGTGTCAGTAATATCAAGGAGAGAACGCTCTTTTCAGGATGTATCGGCCCCTTTTCTTTAGCCGGCAGGTTGTACGACATGTCAGAAATAATGGTTTCAATCTATACCGAGCCGGAGACAATTCTCTTGCTGCTCTCGAAATGTAGTGCCTTTTTGGTGGACTACTGCAAAGCGATGAAAAGTACGGGAACTGCCGGTGTTATTATGGCTGAACCCGCTGCAGGACTATTGTCGGATGAGGATTGCCGTCTCTATTCGTCCGATTTTGTGAAGCAAATTGTACAGGAGGTGCAAGATGATAATTTTACGGTCATCCTCCACAATTGCGGCAATAGCGGCCAATGTACCCAGGCAATGATAGAGAGTGGTGCCAATGCTTTGCATTTCGGCAACGCGATAGATATAACGGAAGCACTGAGTGAGTGCCCTCCCCACTTGATCGTGATGGGAAACCTTGATCCTGTAAGTTTGTTCAAACAGTCCAATCCCGATCAAGTAAAACAGTCGACCTTGGAACTATTAAATCGTACAAAAAATTATCCTAACTTTGTGATATCCAGCGGATGCGATCTCCCTCCACAAACCCCGCTGGAAAATATTCGCGCTTTTTTGGAGGCTGTAGAAGAGTTTAATCGCTCTATCTGA
- a CDS encoding alpha-d-galacturonidase, producing the protein MKIRTLFILSALILIVSCKKESVTILTSPSASERLLFGAEHLKNSLAELKYKVVIREGGSTDLSGNNERIIWILEKEDPLASGVIDGLGFSLPEEMDNEGYYIATENNRTLVYGEDPSGALYGCYTLSDLFNEKQPLPAELVDAPEMVLRGACVGLQKPYYLPERTVYEYPYTPETFPWFYDKELWIDYLDMLVENRMNSLYLWNGHPFASLVKLDDYPFALEVDEETFRKNEEIFSFLTEEADKRGIYVIQMFYNIIVSKPFAEHYGIKTQDRNRPIIPYIADYTRKSIAAFVEKYPNVGLLVCLGEAMATLEDDVVWFTETVIPGVKDGLDALGRTDEPPIILRAHDTDAGMVMDKALPIYKNLYTMHKYNGESLTTYEPRGPWSEIHQELSALGSVHIDNVHILANLEPFRYGSPDFIRKSVQAMHQVHGANALHLYPQASYWDWPYTADKLADGERLRQIDRDWIWYKAWGRYAWKADRPREQEIGYWSDRLDDLYGCGSEAASILEAYEQTGEISPKLLRRFGITEGNRQTLLLGMFMSQLVNPYKYTIYPGFYESCGPEGEKLIEFVDKKWKNIPHTGELPLDIVAQAVEHGDKAVAAIDKAESKVTKNRDEFLRLKNDVYCYREFAWFFNTKVRAAEHVLDYQYSKDINDLEKAIPLMEESLNHYRRLVELTKDTYHYANSMQTAQRRIPIGGDDGKNKTWEELLPHYEQELKNFMENLALLKSDHSMGSDIAIPALVPAEVTLLNPKSQWIPVSEGQRAISGSNTVIEKIAPELQNMKMLSLNAGEQRENGTTLEFETAGPVKLLVGYFRNDQNRYAKAPTLETDASANLYGQADPVLLNAIQLSDQPAVNIHTYSFSPGKHTLTLGKGMLLVLGFTGSDVPPRNAGLTDEDGSETVDWLFY; encoded by the coding sequence ATGAAGATAAGAACACTATTTATTCTTTCGGCACTCATTTTAATTGTGTCCTGTAAAAAAGAGTCTGTGACTATCCTTACATCTCCTTCCGCATCGGAAAGACTGTTATTCGGAGCTGAACATCTGAAGAACAGCCTGGCGGAACTTAAATATAAAGTGGTTATCAGGGAAGGCGGATCGACAGACCTTTCAGGGAATAATGAAAGAATTATCTGGATACTGGAGAAAGAAGATCCGCTTGCTTCGGGTGTTATCGATGGACTGGGTTTTTCACTCCCCGAAGAAATGGACAATGAGGGGTATTATATCGCTACTGAGAATAATCGGACACTGGTCTATGGAGAGGACCCATCCGGCGCACTGTATGGATGTTATACACTATCTGACCTGTTCAATGAGAAGCAACCTCTCCCCGCTGAGTTGGTGGACGCTCCTGAAATGGTTTTACGCGGGGCCTGTGTCGGCCTGCAGAAACCTTATTACCTGCCGGAAAGAACCGTGTATGAATATCCTTATACACCGGAGACATTTCCCTGGTTCTACGATAAAGAGTTATGGATAGATTATCTGGATATGCTGGTGGAGAACAGGATGAATTCTCTCTATCTGTGGAACGGGCATCCGTTCGCTTCACTTGTGAAACTGGATGACTATCCTTTTGCATTAGAGGTGGACGAGGAGACTTTCAGGAAAAATGAAGAGATTTTCTCTTTTCTGACAGAAGAGGCTGATAAAAGAGGGATCTATGTGATACAGATGTTTTATAATATAATCGTATCCAAACCTTTTGCGGAACATTACGGTATAAAAACACAGGACAGGAACAGGCCGATCATCCCTTATATCGCCGATTATACCCGGAAGTCCATCGCTGCATTCGTGGAAAAATATCCCAATGTGGGACTGCTGGTCTGCCTGGGTGAGGCGATGGCTACCCTTGAGGACGATGTAGTATGGTTTACCGAAACTGTGATACCGGGAGTAAAGGACGGGTTGGATGCATTGGGGCGTACCGATGAACCGCCGATTATTCTGCGTGCACACGATACCGATGCCGGGATGGTGATGGATAAGGCGCTACCGATATATAAAAACCTGTACACCATGCACAAGTATAACGGTGAATCACTGACAACCTATGAGCCGAGAGGCCCCTGGTCGGAAATCCATCAGGAACTCAGTGCTCTCGGGTCGGTACATATCGATAATGTACATATCCTCGCCAATCTGGAACCTTTCCGGTACGGCTCCCCCGATTTTATCCGGAAATCGGTACAGGCAATGCATCAGGTGCATGGTGCAAACGCATTGCACCTATACCCGCAGGCTTCTTACTGGGACTGGCCCTACACCGCCGATAAACTGGCGGATGGAGAACGCCTTCGGCAGATAGACCGGGACTGGATCTGGTATAAAGCATGGGGACGTTACGCGTGGAAAGCCGACCGGCCGCGGGAACAGGAGATCGGTTACTGGAGTGACCGGTTGGACGATCTGTACGGTTGTGGAAGTGAGGCTGCCTCTATCTTGGAAGCATATGAACAAACCGGAGAAATATCTCCGAAGCTTTTGCGCCGTTTTGGCATCACGGAAGGTAACAGACAAACTCTTCTGCTGGGAATGTTTATGAGCCAGTTGGTCAATCCTTATAAATATACAATTTATCCCGGTTTCTACGAGTCGTGTGGCCCCGAAGGGGAGAAACTGATAGAATTTGTTGATAAAAAGTGGAAAAATATTCCTCATACCGGTGAATTACCGCTCGATATCGTTGCGCAGGCCGTTGAACACGGCGACAAGGCAGTGGCTGCTATTGATAAGGCGGAAAGTAAAGTGACAAAAAACAGGGACGAATTTTTACGGTTGAAAAACGATGTATATTGCTACCGGGAATTTGCCTGGTTTTTCAATACCAAAGTGAGGGCTGCCGAGCATGTACTGGATTACCAGTACAGCAAGGATATCAATGATCTTGAAAAGGCGATCCCTTTGATGGAGGAGAGCCTGAATCACTACAGGAGGCTGGTGGAGTTGACTAAAGATACCTACCACTACGCGAATAGCATGCAGACGGCCCAGAGACGTATTCCTATCGGTGGAGATGACGGAAAAAACAAGACATGGGAGGAGTTGTTACCCCATTATGAGCAGGAATTGAAAAATTTTATGGAGAATCTGGCATTGTTGAAATCCGATCATTCAATGGGTAGCGATATCGCAATTCCGGCGCTCGTCCCTGCTGAGGTGACCTTGTTAAATCCAAAATCCCAATGGATACCTGTGTCTGAGGGACAAAGAGCTATATCGGGGAGTAATACGGTAATTGAGAAGATTGCCCCGGAATTGCAAAATATGAAGATGTTGAGTTTGAACGCTGGTGAACAGAGGGAGAACGGAACCACCCTCGAATTTGAAACGGCAGGACCGGTAAAACTACTGGTGGGTTACTTCAGAAACGATCAGAACAGATATGCGAAAGCACCCACATTGGAGACCGATGCATCCGCCAATTTATACGGACAGGCTGATCCGGTGCTTCTCAACGCGATTCAACTGTCGGATCAACCGGCTGTAAATATTCATACCTACTCCTTTTCGCCGGGTAAACATACGTTGACTCTTGGAAAAGGTATGTTACTGGTATTGGGTTTCACGGGATCTGATGTGCCCCCGAGAAACGCCGGATTGACGGATGAGGATGGAAGCGAAACCGTAGATTGGTTGTTTTATTAA
- a CDS encoding cobalamin B12-binding domain-containing protein, which produces MKLELINKLFECVEFGKININSPYPPQMEGLPGADEITQEALVAGVNPDEILNRALIAAMNKVGEKFTEKKIFVPQMLLSAKAMNASMNHLKPYFADGFVKRKGVFIVGTVFGDLHDIGKNLLSMMVEGAGWEVIDLGIDVNTEAFVEKVKEYPDAVVGISALLTTTMVNIEPVIKAIKQASPATKVIVGGAPLTAAFAASIGADAYGKNPREGIIWLDLQSQKMNN; this is translated from the coding sequence ATGAAGTTGGAATTGATTAATAAATTATTTGAGTGTGTGGAGTTCGGGAAAATTAATATCAACTCGCCTTATCCTCCGCAAATGGAGGGACTACCCGGTGCCGATGAGATCACCCAAGAAGCATTGGTAGCAGGAGTAAATCCCGATGAAATATTAAACCGGGCGCTGATTGCTGCCATGAACAAAGTAGGAGAAAAGTTTACGGAGAAAAAAATCTTCGTACCACAAATGTTGCTATCGGCAAAAGCAATGAATGCCTCCATGAACCATCTGAAGCCTTACTTTGCTGACGGCTTTGTCAAACGGAAAGGAGTTTTTATTGTGGGCACCGTTTTTGGAGATTTACATGATATCGGTAAAAATCTATTGAGTATGATGGTGGAAGGAGCCGGATGGGAGGTGATTGACTTGGGGATAGATGTGAACACAGAGGCATTCGTGGAAAAAGTAAAAGAATATCCCGATGCAGTGGTGGGTATCTCGGCACTACTTACCACCACAATGGTGAACATTGAACCGGTGATCAAAGCCATTAAGCAGGCTTCACCCGCTACCAAAGTGATTGTAGGAGGCGCACCACTCACTGCTGCTTTTGCTGCCTCTATCGGTGCCGATGCATATGGAAAAAATCCCAGAGAAGGCATTATATGGTTAGACTTACAATCCCAAAAAATGAATAACTAA
- a CDS encoding sodium:solute symporter family transporter: MDALIQLSSVDIAVIIAYFILLGIIAYWSGFSKKNRSDNLFLANKSLGWLAIGLTMWGTNVGPSMLIANASSGYESGIVAGNFSWYAFLFIFLLAFVFAPRYLGAEVTTLPEYMGKRFGDTSRRYIAWYTVVTTLISWLGLTLFSGGIFMAQILDLPLWLCIVLLVLVSALFVITGGLKTIAYTNVFQMLLLIGVSFLLVVLALHKIGGIGSVIEATPPTYWKLFQPLEDKDFPWLAILLGYPVMGIWFWCTDQSMVQSVLGAKNLKEGQKGANFVAWLKLIDIPLFILPGILAFILLPDLSNSTDAYLSLVQAVLPIGLTGLVVVVMLAALISTIGSALNSLSTVFTMDIIKRYKPDIEQKEIKKIGRIVVLTGAILSVFLAIGISSIRGLSFFNIFQSVLGFLAPPMAAAFLSAVLWKKTSRNAVNWVLSAGTLCSLGTGLLYYGNVVFQGIHYLYVSALIFVILCLFLFLYSLFDKSDDTARLLDYRPVKVDRSVKIVWLVLILVMVMVYIIFN; the protein is encoded by the coding sequence ATGGACGCCCTGATACAATTATCTTCAGTAGATATTGCTGTGATCATAGCCTATTTTATTCTCCTTGGAATCATAGCCTATTGGTCCGGCTTCAGTAAAAAAAACAGAAGTGACAACCTTTTCCTTGCCAATAAATCCCTGGGGTGGCTGGCAATTGGTTTAACCATGTGGGGTACCAACGTGGGTCCTTCGATGTTAATTGCCAATGCCAGCAGCGGATACGAGAGCGGTATTGTTGCCGGTAATTTTTCATGGTACGCTTTTCTTTTTATTTTTCTGTTGGCTTTTGTCTTCGCACCCCGCTACCTGGGAGCAGAAGTGACCACCCTCCCGGAATATATGGGTAAACGTTTTGGCGATACATCGCGGCGATACATTGCGTGGTATACAGTCGTTACAACGCTTATTTCATGGCTGGGACTGACACTTTTCTCCGGAGGTATATTCATGGCCCAGATACTGGATCTGCCACTCTGGTTATGTATCGTTCTACTGGTGTTGGTTTCCGCCCTTTTTGTGATTACCGGAGGACTGAAGACAATTGCCTATACCAATGTGTTTCAGATGCTCCTGCTGATTGGTGTCTCATTCCTCTTAGTGGTATTGGCCTTGCACAAAATTGGAGGTATAGGAAGTGTGATAGAGGCCACACCGCCTACATACTGGAAACTGTTCCAGCCGTTAGAAGACAAAGACTTTCCATGGCTGGCCATTCTGTTAGGCTATCCCGTCATGGGTATATGGTTCTGGTGCACTGACCAATCGATGGTTCAATCGGTACTGGGTGCGAAAAATCTTAAGGAGGGACAAAAAGGTGCCAATTTCGTTGCATGGTTGAAACTGATCGATATACCTCTTTTCATCCTCCCGGGAATTCTGGCGTTTATCCTTCTTCCGGATCTGTCAAACTCCACCGATGCCTATCTCTCCCTGGTCCAGGCCGTGCTTCCGATCGGACTGACAGGCCTGGTAGTGGTGGTAATGCTTGCTGCACTGATAAGTACAATAGGATCGGCGCTCAATTCATTGAGTACGGTATTTACAATGGATATTATAAAGAGGTATAAACCCGATATCGAACAGAAAGAGATCAAGAAGATCGGACGGATTGTGGTATTGACAGGAGCAATATTATCCGTTTTTCTCGCTATCGGTATCTCCTCTATCCGGGGGTTGAGCTTTTTCAATATTTTTCAGTCGGTGCTTGGATTTCTGGCTCCGCCCATGGCAGCTGCCTTTTTGTCCGCTGTACTGTGGAAAAAAACATCTCGAAATGCCGTGAATTGGGTACTCTCTGCAGGAACACTGTGTAGTTTGGGGACGGGACTGCTCTATTACGGCAATGTGGTTTTTCAGGGGATTCACTATCTCTACGTTTCCGCATTGATTTTTGTCATTCTATGTCTGTTTCTCTTTCTCTATTCTCTGTTCGATAAAAGCGACGATACTGCCCGGTTATTGGATTATCGCCCCGTGAAAGTAGACAGATCTGTAAAAATTGTCTGGCTGGTATTAATTCTTGTCATGGTCATGGTCTATATCATATTCAATTAG
- a CDS encoding vitamin B12 dependent-methionine synthase activation domain-containing protein yields the protein MSDTFQYFQFAFREVGPASGEIFRFIQSTDIEDEHPAKIFVHQIREKLKYIEGISGGYLIKKNSPVSVKQGSVQIDQTELQIGRQISGYLKEASSMALFVCSAGPVFTDMINEQSQQGNIMEAYLLDAIGSLTVEKAMDHVQQVLSDEMRQRGMHISNRYSPGYCNWELQEQKKLFSLIGRNPVGVTLTDSSLMIPAKSVSGIIGIGRNLRKRAYGCKICNNSTCTYRKIIDEQNEEYK from the coding sequence ATGTCGGATACATTTCAATATTTTCAGTTTGCGTTTCGGGAAGTCGGACCTGCTTCGGGCGAAATCTTCCGTTTTATTCAATCAACCGATATAGAAGATGAACACCCTGCAAAGATTTTCGTCCACCAGATAAGGGAAAAATTGAAATATATAGAAGGAATTTCAGGAGGTTATCTGATAAAAAAAAACAGCCCTGTTTCCGTGAAACAGGGTAGTGTACAGATCGACCAAACTGAATTACAAATAGGCCGCCAGATTTCAGGTTATCTCAAAGAAGCTTCTTCCATGGCTCTTTTTGTCTGTAGTGCAGGGCCGGTTTTCACGGATATGATCAATGAGCAGAGTCAACAGGGGAATATCATGGAGGCATACCTTCTTGATGCAATCGGTTCGTTGACAGTGGAAAAGGCGATGGATCATGTTCAACAGGTGCTTTCCGATGAAATGCGGCAAAGGGGCATGCATATCAGCAACAGATACAGTCCGGGCTACTGTAACTGGGAGCTGCAGGAGCAGAAAAAATTGTTTTCACTTATTGGCAGAAATCCGGTAGGTGTGACTCTCACGGACTCCTCTCTTATGATTCCGGCAAAATCAGTGAGTGGGATTATAGGTATTGGACGCAACCTGAGGAAACGTGCATATGGTTGTAAGATATGTAATAACAGTACCTGCACATATAGAAAAATAATTGATGAGCAAAATGAAGAATATAAATAA
- a CDS encoding L-rhamnose mutarotase, with the protein MTFSSPIKTIAVFLVTVVLVSCTSNDRSFSPSIIEIVDGRSVISKEEMIRYAEECRIDKNSLYNWENRWVLYLDENRLDEVKSGLEDRFKGLEIKVFAKPFYHFGREKNCNKKSAAQWSHTIMTANLIADTQLQDEYMEYHRLQFEEWPEVSNGFCNALFQQVLLFRDGRQLMLVISIPAGENLDELNPKTTENNPRVDEWNSIMAGYQEGIENAPEGVVWIELKQVKSGK; encoded by the coding sequence ATGACCTTCAGTAGTCCGATAAAAACGATCGCTGTTTTTCTTGTTACTGTCGTTCTTGTTTCATGTACATCCAACGACCGTTCTTTTTCTCCTTCCATTATTGAAATTGTGGATGGACGGTCTGTGATTTCGAAAGAAGAGATGATCCGATATGCCGAAGAGTGTCGGATCGATAAGAATTCATTATACAACTGGGAGAATCGTTGGGTATTGTATCTGGATGAGAACAGATTGGATGAGGTGAAATCCGGACTTGAAGATCGTTTTAAGGGGTTGGAAATAAAGGTCTTTGCAAAACCGTTCTATCACTTTGGCCGCGAGAAAAACTGCAACAAAAAAAGTGCGGCGCAGTGGTCTCATACTATTATGACCGCTAACCTGATTGCAGATACCCAATTGCAGGACGAATATATGGAGTATCACCGTCTGCAATTCGAAGAATGGCCGGAGGTGTCGAACGGCTTTTGCAATGCCCTTTTTCAACAGGTGCTGCTCTTTCGTGACGGCCGACAACTGATGTTGGTGATCAGCATTCCTGCAGGCGAAAACCTGGACGAGCTGAATCCTAAGACGACAGAAAATAATCCGCGGGTGGATGAATGGAACAGTATCATGGCGGGGTATCAGGAAGGAATTGAGAATGCTCCGGAAGGTGTTGTATGGATTGAATTAAAGCAGGTAAAAAGCGGGAAATAG
- a CDS encoding glycoside hydrolase family 31 protein — MRQTNYQLFDFLDFSPLLDEGDRLWRACTPTRIVEREGDIYISIPFQQQHNSNEIKPDTTYRKKEHILRIRKYGNKILRLSLSLGDEISEDSEMLSFAAELKTDTSLSYLQLEDKWIVKDTAGNKKAAVSFAKPMIDHWSDLIPPPEDTIQISFFPDGEKEISLSAYDMFSPARHDAFALAYVEHNGKPDRATCSIKAKPDECFYGTGERFTKIDLAGKTFQLRNQDGQGVNNRRTYKNIPFYLSSEDYGLFLHTTSFAKFSLADHSTRSVQILTDEPLIDLFLIGGDHPEEILRGYRQLTGFPSLPPLWSFGIWMSRMSYFSADEVNEVCDRLREEDYPCDVIHLDTGWFKTDWLCEWKFNEERFPDPEKFIDKLKKKGFRVSLWQLPYISHQAKQYEEAAANNYISKSNKNISGASNFSMEDYAGTIDFTCRKASEWYKELLRKLLKMGVVCIKTDFGEDIHLDAVYHGMTAEKLHNLYPLLYQKAAYEVTKEVTGEGIIWARAGWSGCQRYPLHWGGDAAASWDGMAASLRGGLQLGLSGFGFWSHDVPGFHGVPDFMNSVIPDDLYIRWTQFGVFTSHFRYHGTCKREPWHYPAIKENIRKLWRLRYQLIPYIIQQSMITIRTGMPMLRALILHHPDDKTCRHIDDQYYFGENMMVAPVMNSDNKRDIYLPEGEWIHFFTKECFKGNQWLRNSDVPLDTIPVFVKKGAIIPLYPEEVSCTDEMDLSKVIEVVFA, encoded by the coding sequence ATGAGACAGACTAATTATCAGCTTTTTGATTTTTTAGATTTTAGTCCGTTGTTGGACGAAGGCGACCGACTGTGGCGTGCATGTACACCTACACGGATTGTAGAGAGGGAAGGGGATATCTATATCTCCATCCCTTTTCAACAACAACACAACTCTAACGAAATAAAGCCCGATACAACGTACAGGAAAAAAGAGCATATATTACGTATCAGGAAATACGGGAATAAAATTTTGAGGCTCTCACTCTCTCTGGGTGATGAAATCAGTGAAGATTCCGAAATGCTTTCCTTTGCCGCTGAGCTGAAAACTGATACCTCCTTGTCTTACCTGCAATTAGAAGATAAATGGATCGTAAAAGATACCGCCGGAAATAAAAAGGCGGCTGTCAGCTTTGCAAAACCAATGATAGACCATTGGAGTGATCTTATTCCTCCACCTGAAGATACGATACAGATCAGTTTTTTTCCTGATGGTGAAAAGGAAATTTCGCTTTCTGCATACGACATGTTTTCCCCGGCACGGCATGATGCATTTGCCCTGGCCTATGTAGAGCATAACGGAAAGCCCGACAGAGCTACCTGTTCAATCAAGGCAAAACCGGATGAGTGCTTTTACGGTACAGGTGAACGCTTTACAAAAATAGACCTTGCCGGGAAGACCTTTCAACTGCGTAATCAGGACGGACAGGGAGTCAATAATCGTCGTACATACAAAAATATTCCTTTTTATCTCTCTTCCGAAGATTATGGACTCTTTTTGCACACTACATCATTTGCGAAGTTTTCACTGGCCGACCATTCTACACGTTCTGTACAAATTCTGACAGATGAACCGCTTATTGATCTCTTCCTGATCGGAGGGGACCATCCGGAAGAGATCCTACGCGGCTATCGCCAACTGACCGGATTCCCGTCGCTGCCCCCTCTATGGAGTTTTGGCATTTGGATGAGCCGTATGTCCTATTTTTCCGCTGATGAGGTGAATGAGGTCTGCGACAGGCTGCGTGAAGAAGATTATCCCTGTGATGTGATCCACTTAGATACCGGGTGGTTTAAGACTGACTGGCTTTGTGAGTGGAAATTCAACGAGGAGCGTTTCCCCGACCCCGAAAAGTTTATCGACAAGCTGAAAAAGAAAGGATTCAGGGTAAGCTTGTGGCAATTGCCCTATATCTCACATCAGGCCAAACAATATGAAGAAGCCGCTGCAAATAACTATATCAGCAAAAGCAATAAGAATATCTCCGGAGCTTCCAATTTCAGTATGGAGGATTATGCCGGCACCATCGATTTCACCTGTAGGAAGGCCTCAGAATGGTATAAGGAGCTGCTTAGGAAATTATTGAAGATGGGGGTTGTTTGTATCAAGACCGATTTTGGAGAAGATATTCATCTGGATGCTGTTTATCACGGTATGACAGCTGAAAAGCTGCATAATCTCTACCCGCTGTTGTATCAGAAAGCGGCCTATGAAGTGACAAAAGAGGTTACAGGTGAAGGAATCATCTGGGCAAGGGCCGGGTGGAGCGGATGCCAGCGCTATCCCCTCCACTGGGGAGGTGATGCCGCTGCTTCATGGGACGGAATGGCCGCCTCACTGAGAGGAGGGCTGCAACTGGGACTTTCCGGCTTTGGCTTTTGGAGTCACGATGTTCCCGGATTTCATGGTGTACCTGATTTTATGAATTCTGTTATTCCGGATGATCTCTATATCCGATGGACACAGTTCGGCGTTTTTACCTCTCACTTCCGCTACCACGGCACCTGTAAACGTGAGCCATGGCACTATCCCGCAATTAAGGAGAATATAAGAAAATTATGGAGGCTTCGTTACCAGCTAATTCCCTATATTATACAACAAAGCATGATCACAATCCGGACCGGAATGCCGATGCTGCGTGCACTCATACTGCATCATCCTGACGACAAAACCTGCCGCCATATTGATGACCAGTATTATTTTGGGGAAAATATGATGGTAGCACCGGTAATGAATTCTGACAACAAAAGAGATATCTACCTGCCTGAAGGAGAGTGGATCCATTTTTTCACAAAAGAGTGTTTTAAAGGCAACCAATGGTTGAGAAATAGCGATGTCCCACTGGATACGATACCTGTATTTGTGAAAAAAGGAGCTATCATTCCACTCTATCCGGAAGAGGTCTCCTGTACGGACGAGATGGATTTGAGTAAAGTGATTGAAGTCGTTTTCGCCTGA